A genomic window from Verrucomicrobiia bacterium includes:
- a CDS encoding alpha/beta hydrolase, producing MTDPNDAKSPTPSAAAPKRKRRRWWLIILVVVVIGLFTLAMSYLHLLIFLYSLNDHAMTNFPAYTVKDSYGHTIRYFELKQTNAEWNLVYIHGTPGDASAFRVQFDEPFPNANLLALERPGFVDSKPARRRPSLADQADALSALLTNSPPHKTILIGHSYGGPIAVQAALKFTNQVAGVILIGGSVDPAQEHVMLIQRIGDWPIISWILPRAARQCNRELITLKGDLIRLKPQLANLSVPVLMLHGEKDNLVPFANVAYMRAQLDAAGKSNLFDALTFPAYNHFIPWEHPDAVAAATRKLISDIQQQSKMN from the coding sequence ATGACCGATCCCAATGATGCCAAATCACCAACGCCTTCCGCTGCCGCGCCGAAACGCAAACGGCGCCGCTGGTGGCTTATCATTCTGGTGGTGGTCGTTATCGGTTTATTCACTCTGGCCATGAGCTATCTGCATCTGCTGATTTTTTTGTATTCGCTCAACGATCATGCGATGACGAATTTTCCCGCCTACACGGTGAAAGATTCCTACGGCCACACCATTCGTTATTTTGAACTCAAGCAAACCAACGCCGAGTGGAACCTCGTTTACATTCACGGCACGCCCGGCGATGCCTCGGCTTTTCGCGTGCAATTTGACGAACCGTTTCCCAACGCGAATCTCCTCGCGCTCGAACGTCCGGGCTTTGTGGATTCCAAACCTGCCCGACGGCGTCCGAGCCTTGCCGACCAGGCGGATGCGCTCAGCGCCTTACTTACGAACAGTCCGCCGCATAAAACGATTCTCATTGGCCATTCGTACGGTGGGCCGATCGCGGTGCAGGCGGCGTTGAAATTTACGAATCAAGTGGCCGGCGTGATCTTGATCGGTGGGAGCGTGGACCCGGCGCAGGAACATGTGATGCTGATCCAGCGCATCGGCGATTGGCCGATTATTTCGTGGATCCTGCCGCGCGCGGCGCGCCAGTGCAATCGTGAGTTGATCACTTTGAAGGGTGATCTCATCCGCCTGAAACCGCAGCTTGCCAATCTCTCCGTGCCGGTGCTCATGCTTCACGGCGAGAAGGATAATTTGGTTCCGTTCGCCAACGTGGCGTATATGCGCGCGCAACTGGACGCCGCCGGCAAGAGCAATCTTTTTGATGCGCTCACTTTTCCAGCTTATAATCATTTTATTCCGTGGGAACACCCGGATGCCGTTGCCGCAGCCACGCGCAAATTAATTTCCGACATCCAGCAGCAATCGAAAATGAATTGA
- a CDS encoding NRDE family protein: protein MCTVTLIAQQRGYRLGMNRDELLTRAVAKPPRKKKIRGHIVLGPSEASGGTWITVDDCGVTLALINWYAITARVRGETVSRGEIINSLGALGDAESAHAQFARLPLKQTNPFRLIGVYPASREVVEWRWDLKKLVRKNHPWQTQQWISSGFDEPGAQRERDKIFQAAFRQGSAGTAEWLRRLHRNHSPARGPFSTCMHRKDAASVSYTEVAFAPGRVELRYHAGSPCQKTHSHFLRL from the coding sequence ATGTGCACGGTCACGCTCATCGCGCAGCAACGGGGTTATCGTCTCGGGATGAACCGGGATGAATTACTTACCCGCGCTGTCGCCAAGCCGCCACGAAAGAAAAAAATTCGCGGGCATATTGTCCTCGGTCCGAGTGAGGCGAGCGGCGGCACCTGGATCACGGTGGATGATTGCGGAGTCACGCTGGCATTGATTAATTGGTACGCGATCACTGCGCGGGTCCGGGGTGAAACAGTCAGCCGTGGCGAAATTATTAATTCGCTCGGCGCGCTCGGCGATGCGGAATCGGCGCACGCACAGTTCGCAAGATTGCCGTTGAAACAAACCAATCCCTTTCGTTTGATCGGGGTTTACCCGGCGTCGCGCGAAGTGGTGGAATGGCGATGGGACTTGAAAAAACTGGTTCGCAAAAATCATCCGTGGCAAACGCAACAATGGATTTCATCCGGCTTTGACGAACCGGGCGCGCAACGTGAACGCGATAAAATTTTTCAAGCCGCTTTTCGCCAGGGTTCGGCGGGCACGGCGGAATGGCTGCGGCGGTTGCATCGGAACCATTCACCGGCGCGCGGTCCCTTTTCCACGTGCATGCACCGGAAAGATGCCGCCTCGGTGAGTTACACGGAAGTGGCTTTTGCGCCGGGACGGGTGGAGCTGCGGTATCATGCCGGTTCGCCTTGCCAGAAAACGCATTCGCATTTTCTTCGTTTATAA
- a CDS encoding DinB family protein: MKTSSPGGERILIHSVIDALLQGEILLNNISDEAFTRKVSVAFDASIGGHYRHCLDHFRNLLQSAAAGDLNYDNRERGTLIENDRFAALNATRELREGFERLDPAVVSRPLNVTCKTSYGTPGSEASLSTVGREIMYSVAHAVHHYALIGVMGGIMGLKMPAGFGVAPSTLKHQADTRAAA, translated from the coding sequence ATGAAAACCAGTTCTCCAGGCGGCGAACGCATTTTGATCCATTCCGTCATTGACGCCCTGTTGCAGGGCGAAATCCTGTTGAACAATATCAGCGACGAGGCGTTCACGCGCAAAGTGTCGGTGGCTTTCGATGCCTCGATCGGCGGACACTATCGCCATTGCCTCGATCATTTTCGCAATCTGCTGCAATCCGCGGCCGCCGGGGACTTGAACTATGACAATCGCGAACGCGGCACGCTGATCGAGAACGACCGCTTTGCCGCACTGAACGCGACGCGCGAATTGCGCGAAGGTTTCGAGCGGCTGGATCCCGCCGTGGTTTCGCGTCCGCTGAATGTTACTTGCAAAACCAGCTACGGCACGCCGGGTTCGGAAGCCTCTCTCTCCACAGTCGGCCGGGAAATCATGTATTCCGTCGCCCATGCCGTGCATCATTATGCGCTCATCGGCGTGATGGGTGGCATCATGGGCCTCAAGATGCCCGCGGGTTTCGGCGTCGCGCCTTCCACGCTCAAGCATCAGGCGGACACGCGCGCGGCGGCCTGA
- a CDS encoding DoxX family protein, with amino-acid sequence MNASLTKTQLAISWVCRIVAAVILLQTLFFKFTGAPESVYIFSRVGIEPWGRYATGTVELIASVMLLTPRLAWLGGLIAIAVMGGAVGVHLTVLGIVVQNDGGLLFGLALAVFICSAVTVYLHRRDIPHQCHSRCQTQKT; translated from the coding sequence ATGAACGCATCGCTCACAAAGACGCAGTTGGCAATCAGTTGGGTATGCCGCATCGTGGCGGCGGTCATACTTCTGCAGACGCTTTTTTTCAAATTCACCGGCGCGCCGGAATCGGTGTATATATTCTCGCGGGTGGGAATTGAGCCGTGGGGCCGTTATGCGACGGGCACGGTGGAATTGATCGCTTCGGTGATGTTATTGACGCCGCGGCTGGCGTGGCTGGGCGGCCTCATAGCCATCGCCGTGATGGGCGGGGCGGTGGGCGTTCACTTGACAGTGCTGGGTATCGTGGTTCAAAATGACGGCGGGCTGTTGTTCGGTCTGGCCCTGGCAGTTTTTATTTGCAGCGCGGTCACGGTATATTTGCATCGGCGGGACATTCCTCATCAATGTCATAGCCGTTGCCAAACTCAAAAAACATGA
- a CDS encoding YHS domain-containing (seleno)protein yields the protein MKKLSLLFLVLGLVLPVFAQSKTLLNVDDSGVAIQGYDPVAFFTDNKPVMGKPEFVARYNGATYYFASKDHRDTFKANPAKYEPAFGGYCAYGVCHNKLVKVDINAFQIVDGRLLMQYSKDIREDFNKDAKSNLAKADSNWPVLLEKKGK from the coding sequence ATGAAAAAATTATCATTGTTGTTTCTCGTGTTGGGGCTGGTCTTGCCAGTCTTCGCGCAATCCAAAACCCTCCTCAACGTGGATGATTCCGGCGTGGCCATCCAAGGTTACGATCCGGTGGCATTTTTCACCGACAATAAACCCGTGATGGGCAAACCAGAGTTTGTAGCCCGTTACAACGGTGCCACGTATTACTTCGCGAGCAAAGACCATCGCGACACGTTCAAGGCGAACCCGGCGAAGTATGAACCGGCCTTCGGCGGTTATTGTGCCTACGGCGTTTGCCACAACAAACTCGTGAAGGTGGATATCAATGCGTTTCAGATCGTGGATGGCCGATTGCTCATGCAGTACAGCAAGGACATTCGCGAAGACTTCAACAAGGACGCCAAAAGCAACCTTGCCAAAGCGGATTCAAACTGGCCAGTATTGCTCGAGAAGAAGGGCAAGTGA
- a CDS encoding efflux RND transporter periplasmic adaptor subunit, translated as MAACVLALNCGCKKKTTPPPPPEVQFLTVTTTNVPIIEEWIGSLDGYVNAQIRAQVSGYLQTQNYVEGSEVKSNDLLFQIDPRPFQASVDQAKAKLAQDQAQAQKAELDVKRYTPLAKEQAISQEELDNAVQANLAAAAQVKADDALVENAQLQLGFTKITSPIDGIAGIALGQIGDLVSPSSGALTTVSTVNPIKVYFSVSEQSYLDFWRRYAISNEDATDLKMELVLSDGTIFPGKGKFYLADRQVNPTTGTMQIAAVFPNPQRLLRPGQYGRVRVQTETKTNAVIIPQRAVIELQGSYQIITVDDQNKTHLKSVKVGQQVGANWIIEEGLQAGDKVVIEGTQQVKEGTTVNPKQWNPNAQTNTPPDNGQSGATTNEPPKDKK; from the coding sequence ATGGCGGCGTGCGTGCTTGCCCTGAATTGCGGCTGCAAGAAAAAGACCACCCCGCCGCCGCCGCCGGAAGTCCAATTTCTCACTGTCACCACGACCAATGTTCCCATCATCGAGGAATGGATCGGCTCGCTCGATGGCTATGTGAATGCGCAGATCCGCGCCCAAGTCAGCGGTTATTTGCAGACGCAAAATTACGTCGAAGGTTCGGAGGTCAAGTCCAATGACCTGCTTTTCCAGATTGATCCGCGTCCGTTTCAGGCATCGGTAGATCAGGCCAAGGCCAAACTCGCCCAGGACCAGGCGCAGGCGCAAAAAGCGGAACTCGACGTGAAGCGTTACACACCGCTCGCCAAGGAACAGGCCATCAGCCAGGAAGAATTGGATAACGCAGTCCAAGCCAATCTTGCGGCAGCGGCGCAGGTCAAAGCTGATGACGCGCTGGTTGAGAATGCGCAGTTGCAACTGGGCTTCACCAAAATAACTTCGCCCATTGACGGCATCGCGGGCATTGCGCTCGGGCAAATCGGCGATCTCGTTTCGCCTTCGAGCGGTGCGTTGACGACGGTTTCAACCGTTAATCCGATCAAGGTTTATTTCAGTGTCAGCGAACAATCCTATCTTGATTTCTGGCGGCGCTACGCGATCTCGAATGAAGATGCAACGGACCTGAAAATGGAATTGGTTCTTTCTGACGGCACGATATTTCCGGGCAAGGGAAAGTTTTATCTGGCCGATCGCCAGGTGAATCCCACCACCGGCACGATGCAGATCGCGGCGGTGTTTCCCAATCCCCAACGGTTGCTGCGCCCCGGCCAATACGGCCGCGTCCGCGTGCAAACGGAAACAAAAACCAACGCTGTCATCATCCCCCAGCGTGCCGTGATTGAACTGCAAGGCAGCTACCAGATCATCACGGTGGATGACCAAAATAAAACCCATTTGAAGTCGGTGAAAGTCGGCCAGCAAGTCGGCGCGAATTGGATCATCGAGGAAGGCTTGCAAGCGGGCGATAAAGTCGTGATCGAGGGAACACAACAGGTAAAGGAAGGCACGACGGTCAATCCCAAGCAATGGAATCCCAACGCGCAGACCAATACTCCGCCCGATAATGGCCAGAGTGGCGCCACCACGAACGAGCCGCCGAAGGATAAGAAATAG
- a CDS encoding VTT domain-containing protein, whose amino-acid sequence MTAALSLSPTAVADWVPFAKAFGFFLATFILEDVATVGAGLLLATGEISWPAAFTACFLGIWMGDFGLYALARYGGRTWFERSSLRRFATKVAESEQWFEKKGTPILIFSRVVPGARLPTFLAAGFLRVPLPRFLLITGVAACVWTISVLYLVQIFGERLSGWLGTYKHAGFLLLGGLIVLIALLQILRRTFVNFDSRRFKARLGRWTRWEFWPYWLFYPPVAIYGLWLMIKYRSITVPTASNPGIFSGGMVGESKMETLKELHATSPEFTAEAILIEGETLEARLRLLDEILARPNVSFPFIMKPDLGQRGDGIKLIRAREQAEAYLRFTAAPVLIQSYAPGPHEAGVFYYRYPSETRGHIFAITEKIFPVLIGDGKSTITELVWNDPRARFMADKYLKRFAKRKDEVLAAGEELKLVESGNHAQGCIFRDGERMATPELLARMDDISQKITGFYIGRYDIRYASEDDLRAGKNFQIIELNGASSEATNIYDARNSLFDAYRTLFKQWDLVFGIGAANCRRGCVPTKLALVWRKRMEYTRLSATYPAAD is encoded by the coding sequence ATGACCGCGGCCCTGTCACTTTCTCCGACAGCCGTCGCAGACTGGGTTCCCTTCGCCAAAGCGTTCGGATTTTTTCTGGCCACTTTCATCCTCGAAGATGTGGCGACGGTGGGCGCGGGTTTGCTGCTGGCGACTGGAGAGATTTCCTGGCCGGCGGCGTTTACGGCATGTTTTCTTGGCATTTGGATGGGCGATTTTGGCCTGTACGCGCTCGCGCGATACGGCGGGCGCACCTGGTTCGAGCGTTCCTCACTGCGGCGCTTTGCCACGAAAGTCGCGGAGAGCGAACAATGGTTTGAAAAAAAAGGCACGCCCATTCTTATCTTCAGCCGCGTCGTCCCGGGCGCGCGCCTGCCGACTTTTCTCGCGGCGGGTTTCTTGCGCGTTCCCTTGCCGCGATTTCTTTTGATCACGGGCGTCGCCGCCTGCGTGTGGACGATCAGCGTTCTGTATCTTGTGCAAATTTTTGGCGAGCGATTGAGCGGATGGCTTGGCACTTACAAGCACGCAGGATTTTTGCTGCTCGGCGGACTTATTGTCTTGATCGCGCTTTTACAAATCCTGCGCCGCACCTTTGTGAATTTTGATTCGCGCCGTTTCAAGGCGCGGCTTGGGCGCTGGACGCGCTGGGAATTCTGGCCCTACTGGTTATTCTATCCGCCCGTTGCCATTTACGGGCTGTGGCTGATGATAAAATATCGCAGCATCACCGTGCCCACGGCTTCCAATCCCGGCATTTTTTCCGGCGGCATGGTTGGTGAATCCAAAATGGAAACGCTCAAGGAACTGCACGCGACCAGTCCCGAATTCACCGCCGAGGCCATCTTGATCGAAGGCGAAACTCTTGAGGCCCGTTTGCGTTTGCTCGACGAAATCCTCGCGCGGCCGAACGTGAGTTTTCCCTTCATAATGAAACCCGACCTTGGCCAGCGCGGCGACGGCATCAAACTGATCCGCGCGCGGGAACAAGCCGAGGCGTATCTGCGTTTCACTGCCGCGCCCGTGCTCATTCAAAGCTATGCGCCGGGCCCGCATGAAGCCGGTGTTTTTTATTATCGTTATCCGTCCGAAACGCGCGGGCATATTTTTGCCATCACCGAAAAAATATTTCCTGTGCTCATCGGTGACGGCAAATCCACCATCACCGAACTCGTCTGGAACGATCCGCGCGCGCGTTTCATGGCGGACAAATATTTGAAGCGCTTCGCCAAGCGAAAAGACGAAGTGTTGGCCGCAGGTGAAGAATTGAAACTCGTTGAGTCGGGGAATCACGCGCAGGGCTGCATTTTCCGCGACGGCGAGCGGATGGCCACTCCCGAATTGCTCGCGCGCATGGACGACATTTCCCAGAAGATCACCGGATTTTATATCGGCCGTTACGACATCCGTTACGCGAGCGAAGACGATTTGCGCGCCGGAAAGAATTTTCAAATCATCGAACTTAATGGCGCGTCCTCCGAGGCCACCAATATTTATGACGCGCGCAACTCGCTCTTCGACGCTTACCGCACGCTCTTCAAACAATGGGACCTCGTCTTCGGCATCGGCGCGGCGAATTGCCGTCGCGGCTGCGTGCCGACCAAGCTCGCCCTCGTCTGGCGCAAGCGCATGGAATACACGCGGCTGTCCGCCACGTATCCGGCGGCGGATTGA
- a CDS encoding DUF1223 domain-containing protein codes for MTQIIFCLSLIVTISITAHAQPALTFQSAAEQTPLVELYTSEGCSSCPPAEIWLSHLKQSPGLWKDFVPVAFHVDYWDYLGWRDPWSARQFSDRQRDYAGAWHNDSIYTPGLVLNGREWRDWSRGQNELKPSSAKTGVLSVRSTETNHWQINFTPAHAGENHFEIHAALLASGVSSEVKAGENRGRTLVHDFAVLNFTSAALQREGEIFQGNFTLPGVSGAKGRLALAAWVTQAGNLEPLQATGGWMDASGEAH; via the coding sequence ATGACGCAAATTATTTTTTGCCTTTCGTTGATCGTGACCATTTCGATTACCGCGCACGCCCAACCCGCACTCACATTTCAAAGCGCCGCCGAACAAACGCCGCTCGTCGAACTTTATACTTCCGAGGGATGCAGCAGTTGTCCGCCCGCGGAAATCTGGCTGAGCCATCTCAAACAATCGCCGGGCTTGTGGAAGGATTTTGTGCCGGTCGCGTTCCACGTTGATTATTGGGATTACCTCGGCTGGCGCGATCCCTGGTCGGCGCGGCAATTCTCCGACCGCCAGCGCGACTATGCGGGCGCGTGGCACAACGACAGCATCTACACGCCCGGCCTGGTCCTTAACGGCCGCGAATGGCGCGATTGGTCGCGCGGGCAAAATGAACTCAAGCCTTCTTCGGCCAAAACCGGCGTCCTCAGCGTGCGTTCAACGGAAACAAATCATTGGCAAATAAATTTCACACCTGCGCACGCGGGAGAAAACCATTTTGAAATTCACGCTGCGTTGCTCGCGAGCGGCGTGAGTTCCGAAGTCAAGGCCGGTGAAAATCGCGGGCGCACATTGGTTCATGATTTCGCCGTGCTTAATTTCACGAGCGCTGCCCTTCAGCGCGAGGGCGAAATTTTTCAAGGCAATTTCACCTTGCCCGGCGTTTCCGGCGCGAAGGGCCGACTCGCGCTGGCGGCATGGGTGACGCAGGCGGGAAACCTTGAGCCTTTACAGGCGACCGGTGGTTGGATGGATGCTTCCGGCGAGGCGCATTAG
- a CDS encoding efflux RND transporter permease subunit, giving the protein MYRFFIRRPIVAIVIAILTVIIGLVSMFTLPIAQFPNIVPPEMRMQTTYLGADAQTLAQSVATPIEEQMAGVDNMNYMYSISANNGAMRLMVNFDVKTDPNIDQVLTQLRENQAEAQLPQDVRNFGITLLKSPTSPLMLVALSSPHQTHDGTFLANYEYINLVDQITQLKGVSNINVFGAGQYAMRFWVKPDQLAKLNITVNDIINAINAQNTVNPAGQIGGPPTPKGQEFTYAVTAQSRLVSEKDFGNIIVRENPDGSVVRLSGVARVELGAQLYNITGRLNGTSSAVMAIYQLPGSNALDVAKEVRDLMEKLKQKFPADLEYSVSLDTTLAVSRGIDEIGTTFIIALVLVIFVVFLFLQGWRAVMIPLCAVPVSLIGTFAFFPLFGFSINTLTLFGLVLAIGLVVDDAIVVVEASERHIEEGLEPKEAVTKAMDEVAGPVVALALILAAVFIPTVFISGITGRLYQQFALTIVISVMLSAFNALSLSPALAAMLLRKKDEQRKGWLKKFYDWFNRVFDSTRKHYLRYSGWFLRKAGWVLLGLFIIAGTAILLAWRLPTAFVPEEDQGYAFVVAQLPFAASLERTDAVSKKIEQILKATPGVRYYTTVEGFSLLSQVQATYNSFFFVTLQPWDKRKKKEEQYVSIKAHLNEELKKIPEATAFAFSPPAIPGVGSAGGFTFIMEDKSGRQNLDFLTENVNKFIAAAKKRPELTGVSTTHLPNVPQIYIDVDRDKVLKQGVPLADVYKTMQAFMGGYFVNYFNRFGRQWQVYVEAESDYRARVENIGLFYVRNAAGQSVPLSAFTKVERRTGPEFVMHYNEYPSAQINGAAAPGYSSGQATKALEEVFAQTMPSEMGFDYLGISFQEKQAAQGVSLGTIFTFSIVCVFLILAAQFESWSLPFSVLLGTPTAILGAFLALNARGLQNNVYAQIGLIMLIGLAAKNAILIVAFAKAEYEKGETIEEAAQNGASIRLRPILMTSFAFILGCMPLWFATGSGGISRQTLGTVVIGGMLGATLVDTLIVPVTFAMVERTVKRFSKKPQQKGGKPGGEKDGDDKDAGKPEGEKKSDEHKEDADKKKSRDDGPEEDKSKPDKSGG; this is encoded by the coding sequence ATGTATCGCTTTTTCATCAGACGCCCGATTGTTGCCATCGTCATCGCCATCCTCACGGTGATCATCGGGCTGGTTTCCATGTTCACGCTGCCGATCGCGCAGTTCCCGAACATCGTGCCGCCGGAGATGCGCATGCAAACCACGTATCTCGGAGCCGATGCCCAGACCCTCGCGCAGTCCGTGGCCACGCCCATCGAGGAGCAGATGGCCGGCGTGGACAACATGAACTACATGTATTCCATCAGCGCGAACAACGGAGCGATGCGCCTGATGGTGAACTTCGACGTCAAGACCGACCCGAACATTGACCAGGTGTTGACGCAGCTTCGCGAGAACCAGGCCGAGGCGCAGTTGCCGCAGGACGTCCGCAATTTCGGCATCACGCTTTTGAAATCGCCCACGAGCCCACTGATGTTGGTGGCGCTTTCTTCGCCGCACCAAACACACGATGGCACTTTCCTCGCGAATTACGAATACATCAATCTGGTGGACCAGATCACGCAGTTGAAAGGCGTCTCGAACATCAACGTCTTCGGCGCGGGCCAGTATGCGATGCGTTTCTGGGTGAAGCCCGACCAGCTCGCGAAACTGAACATCACCGTCAATGACATCATCAATGCCATCAACGCGCAAAACACCGTCAATCCCGCCGGTCAAATCGGCGGACCGCCGACACCGAAAGGGCAGGAGTTCACTTATGCGGTGACGGCGCAAAGCCGCCTCGTTTCAGAAAAAGATTTCGGGAACATTATCGTGCGGGAAAATCCCGACGGTTCGGTCGTGCGTTTGTCCGGCGTGGCGCGGGTGGAATTGGGCGCGCAGCTTTATAACATAACGGGCCGGTTGAACGGCACGAGTTCCGCCGTGATGGCCATCTATCAACTGCCGGGTTCCAATGCGCTGGACGTCGCCAAGGAAGTGCGGGACCTGATGGAGAAACTGAAACAAAAATTCCCAGCGGATTTGGAATACTCGGTCTCGCTCGATACAACATTGGCGGTTTCACGCGGCATTGATGAAATCGGCACGACCTTTATTATCGCGCTGGTGCTGGTTATTTTCGTAGTGTTCCTTTTCCTGCAAGGCTGGCGCGCGGTGATGATACCGCTTTGCGCGGTGCCAGTTTCGCTGATCGGCACGTTCGCGTTTTTCCCGCTGTTCGGTTTTTCCATCAACACGCTTACGCTCTTCGGGCTGGTGCTGGCGATCGGGTTAGTCGTGGATGACGCGATTGTCGTGGTTGAGGCCTCGGAGCGTCACATCGAGGAGGGATTGGAACCGAAGGAAGCGGTGACCAAAGCGATGGATGAAGTCGCGGGGCCGGTGGTGGCGCTCGCTTTGATTTTGGCCGCGGTATTTATCCCGACGGTTTTCATCAGCGGCATCACGGGGCGGCTTTATCAGCAATTTGCGCTGACGATCGTCATTTCGGTGATGCTTTCGGCTTTCAATGCGCTCTCATTGAGTCCCGCGCTGGCGGCGATGCTGTTGCGGAAAAAAGATGAACAGCGGAAGGGGTGGCTGAAGAAATTTTACGACTGGTTCAATCGCGTTTTTGACAGCACGCGCAAACATTATTTGCGTTATTCGGGATGGTTTTTGCGCAAGGCGGGGTGGGTGTTGCTGGGATTGTTTATCATCGCAGGAACGGCGATTTTGCTGGCGTGGCGGCTGCCGACGGCGTTCGTGCCAGAAGAAGACCAGGGCTACGCATTTGTCGTGGCGCAGCTTCCTTTCGCGGCGTCGCTCGAACGCACCGATGCGGTGTCGAAAAAAATCGAGCAAATCTTGAAGGCGACTCCCGGAGTGAGGTATTACACGACCGTCGAGGGATTCAGTTTGTTGAGCCAGGTGCAGGCCACGTACAATTCGTTTTTCTTCGTCACGCTGCAACCGTGGGACAAGCGTAAAAAGAAAGAAGAGCAATATGTTTCGATCAAGGCGCACTTAAATGAGGAACTGAAGAAGATTCCCGAGGCGACGGCGTTTGCCTTTTCACCGCCGGCCATTCCGGGCGTCGGATCGGCGGGCGGGTTCACCTTCATCATGGAAGACAAATCCGGGCGGCAGAATTTGGATTTCCTGACGGAAAACGTGAACAAATTCATCGCGGCGGCGAAGAAACGGCCGGAGTTGACCGGCGTCAGCACCACGCATTTGCCCAATGTGCCGCAGATTTACATTGACGTGGATCGCGACAAAGTTTTGAAACAAGGCGTCCCGCTGGCGGATGTTTACAAAACGATGCAGGCGTTCATGGGCGGTTATTTTGTCAATTATTTCAACCGCTTCGGGCGCCAATGGCAGGTGTATGTGGAGGCGGAATCCGACTATCGCGCGCGCGTGGAAAACATCGGCCTTTTTTACGTGCGCAATGCCGCGGGTCAAAGCGTGCCGCTCTCCGCCTTCACGAAGGTGGAACGCCGCACCGGGCCGGAATTTGTAATGCACTACAACGAATATCCAAGCGCGCAAATCAACGGCGCCGCCGCTCCCGGCTACAGTTCCGGGCAGGCGACGAAGGCGCTGGAAGAAGTTTTCGCCCAGACAATGCCCTCGGAAATGGGCTTCGATTATCTCGGCATTTCCTTCCAGGAAAAGCAGGCGGCGCAAGGTGTTTCGCTGGGAACGATTTTTACGTTCTCGATCGTTTGCGTGTTCCTGATTCTGGCGGCGCAATTTGAAAGCTGGTCGCTGCCGTTCAGCGTTTTGCTTGGCACACCGACCGCGATCCTTGGCGCGTTCCTGGCTTTGAATGCACGTGGTTTGCAAAATAATGTTTATGCGCAAATCGGTTTGATTATGCTCATCGGTTTGGCGGCGAAGAACGCTATTTTGATCGTGGCCTTTGCGAAGGCTGAATATGAAAAGGGCGAAACCATCGAGGAAGCGGCGCAAAACGGCGCGAGCATTCGCTTGCGGCCGATCTTGATGACGTCATTTGCGTTCATCCTGGGTTGCAT